GCAGCAGAAGAAGATTTAATTAGTCAACAGAGATCAGGTTCACTTGTGTTGAGAAGTTGCCTGGATACAACAGGACCTCACCTGTCCCACACATGAGCACATTGACTTAGGGACCATCTGTCAATTACTGACCATTGACATGTTACATTGGCTCAATACCTGTATGCATGAGgattaatataaaatatccattttaattataataattttaaaaaacctGTTTGTCAGATGTACTGCAAAGTGcacacaccttttttttttttttaaatcttggtATATTGCgtatttattaatttgttttattagcTATTAAAAGTACTTTATACTAATATGTATTGCATGTGGAGGGGGAGGATTGATCCTCCAAAATGCCATAATTAGAGGTAGTATTTTCACCAAGTCACTTGTATTAATCTGAAAAAAGGGGTTATGTAACATGTCAATGGACAGTAATTTACAGATGGTCTCTAATTTAATGTGAACATGTGCAGGGCAGCTGAGGTCCTGTTGTATCCAGGTGAAACCATTTTGCCACAACACTGGTTGTTTCCCTCAGTATAGTCTTCATCTGTGTCAGTCATGTAACATAAACCTCGACTAAAATTAAATTACTGGCAGTATTATAGTGacagtacatacagtaatatCATTATTGTTATctattttaagatttattcaaaaCCATAACAAAATGTCTCAGTAAGGTCTTTACCTAATGACTGGAAAAAAGCCACCAGACTTCCTGCTGCTACTCCACCTCCATTTGAAATTGCAGCCCATGACATGAGTTTAGCAGCAATGGAGCCTGCTAGTATTCCAGCTTTGGTGAAACCTATGACGGCGAGAGCATAAGGTGCTGCAACCACTGCACCAACTGCAGCCACTTCACATAGAAGAGGGAGATCATACATTAAATTTCCTTTGACTTTTTCAGATGAAATTTTGTTTACGTTgaacacactgactgtgtctCTTTAAATGTCTTACCTCCTCCAACTAAAGCTGCTGACCctaaaacacaagaacaaagaTTAACTTCTAATTATGTTCCAGCTGGCCTTATTGAAGATGTTTTCTTTGTAACGTGACTATCATTAATTGGTTCAATAGAAATACTGGCTATTGCATGTTAATTTTAAAAGAActattacagtatattcagagaaaacagtagTACTCACCAGGGCCCATGTTTTAAAGTGTTAGGAGGAGACTGGGCTGGGCTGAGTTatttacactgatgtttttcctgAGAAATGAAACTTATGAACAGAGCCCCTCCCTCCATGTGATGCTACAGTGTTTTAAACTGAAACTCATGTACAGTATTAATATTGCTGAGATGGTCAGTCATCAATCTGGCTGGAACATCAAGCCAGAAGGAGACACCAAGCAAGTTGTGTTTTGGTTCTAATATTCACGTGTATTAGTAGGTATTCATGCTTATAAATTGTACTTGTGTTATGTCTGATAGTAATTATAGCCATGTGTATGTATTTACAAACGATGATGACCTAGTTAacactttaaaatgaattttgtcTATTTAATTATTTCAATTGGCAGTAATGCAGCATAATCTCACttagcagctgcagcagacgACATCATGGCTGCAGATACGAAGACAGAGGAAAGTTTATTTCATGAAATGATCAGGCCACACCTGCTCCTTACCCCACTGTCACTGAAACACTAGATGGAGCCAGAAATAAACTCCAAACAGTAACTCAGCTGGAATTAATCAAAGATGTTTGCTGTAATTACCGTGTTGTTATTaagtatatttaaaacattatatataattttaatgaaCTATTAGAGGGGCATAGCAGTATTGTCAAAGGACAGTTATAGTCACAGAGACTGGATGTAAAAAATTTACTATAGCATGTGGCAAAATTTAGGCCTTAGTATAGTTTGATACAAATACATTAAAGTTATGCCTTACATGGTGAGAATGTCTGGTGAAAGTAATGTTTTAGTATGTTTTGTAGTGGAAATTATACCTTAATGTAGtatgtttttgaaaagtttGCCATTTTATAGTATATGTTGAAATACTGTTCCTTTGTATATCATCAAATCTGcctatgaaaatgttttatagatTACATGTTGATTAGTCTTTATATATAAGTATCTATTTCTTATTCTGCTGGAGTATTTTGTAGTGCCTGTGTTTAGTGTTAATTCATCCTCCATACAGATGCAGTATCAAGAGTATGGCCAGCAGATGTCGCCATTTCTGACTGTATGCGGATTCATCGCTTCACAAAGCTGTTTATTCATCGCCAGtgatgatgttgttgatgatgatgatgatcattgAAGCCTCTGGTTTCCTTTGCCCTTGGCggtaagaaaacagaaaaccctGAAATGGGTGAAAGCTGTGGTGCACACAGTCCAGACCTGATCACATGGTAGGATCTGCGCATGCGCTCGGTCTGCCCAGTGCCGTCATCGTCGTATCGCAGGAGAGCGACGAGCCTGGTCCTGTCCGGCCCACGGTGTCGTGTCTCAGCACAGCTGCATGCTGTAGTCTGACCCGAGAAGCCCGATGTCTGTGGCAAATGCGAAACACACTGTCCTGAATCCGGTAAGAGGGtcgttgttattgttgttggtgtgggtgtgatCTCCATGCGTCCTCAATGGAGCTTCAGTAACGTTACAGCTAAAAACTCTGAGCAAGTCTGTGCTACGTTCACGGCCTGCACATAAACTAACCTCAGATAGCAGCAGTTCGAGATAACGAAGGAAGCGCATTCGTTTCATTCATTGACGCACTGTCTTCAGCTGTCGTCAGCGCTGTAACGTCAGCTGTCCTCCTCAGGTGATCCCATACACAGGGCCCATACCCGGAGGCCTGCACCCCGGGGAGCTCATCATCATTCAGGGCGCTGTACCTCCAGATGCTGACAGGTAAGGTGCAGTGAAATCAGCTGGAGACCTAAGAATTTGATCCACAAAAGCTTCAAAACTCTGTTGCTTCTAGTTCAGTTGTTCCCACCTCCAGATGTTTTAAAGACTCTGGCACTgcttcatagttttttttttcttcccccatttaaattaataaatttagGACAATTATAAGAAGTTTGGGCTCATTTATGCTCATAGGTCAGGTTTACTCACTGAACAGCAGCAGGTCTATGGGATTAGTTTTGTGGTGAAAGACAGGGAAAAAATTGAAAGTTAAACAAATtcaaaccaaaaacaatgacaatctAAGACTTGAAATAAAACTATACAGGAGTGTTAGAATTAATTGCATtattctccttttctttcattgATCATAATTTCTTTCTGCCACATTGTTACATGACAGTTAAACCTGAAAGATGTATTACCACCCCCCgctgaaaacaataacaaaacccTACATTTCCTTTGCTGTCCTAATATATAATCCTAAGGATTATATTAAAGCACATTATTTTCCACAAGGCTCATCGTAAAAGCGATTTCTTTTCGTCTTCCTTCAGTGCTGCCAGTAAATCTACTTTTCATTATCACTGTTACTACTCCAATAATATATGTTGGCTGATTGTGCAGTGTGAATACTTTCGCCCTGATGCATCGTGACTGTTACCTCTTGTCCCATTCACACAGGTTTTGTGTGGCTGCTACAGGGCTGTGTCCTCATTGGATAGCAGGTTTCTAATCACAGCCAATGGGAAGGAAGTGTTGTCActcctgtttgttgtttgtatcAACAAATGCAAATGCTTGAAGATGCTTGAAGATGAAGGACCAAGATAATTGtccttttatttacattagAACAATGTTATGTGACTGCAGATAAACAGATGGACAATTCTATGTGCGTGTGGCAAATATCGGACAACATCTGTGGCACCCATGTTAGCCAGTGTGTCCAAAAGTTATTTTACTTCAGTAGATTTGATTTCCAGTTAAGAAAACCTTAACCTTTCTGCAGGTTTCAGATCGACCTGTCGAGCGGCTGCAGCACCAAGCCGCGCTCTGATGTCGCTCTCCACTTCAGCCCTCGCTTCAAAGGCGCCCCTTGTGTGGTTTGTAACTCCCTGCTGCACGAGAGCTGGGGCAAAGAGGAGATGCTCCATCAGCTGCCGTACAAACGAGGAGCCCCCTTTGAGACCATTATACTGGTGCAAGGAGACATGTTTAAGGTCAGTGAACCTGTGATTTTAAGGACAAAGGCAATAATCAGCCTGTGTAGTatctaaaaacagcaaaaacaaatgctAATTTAATGACCTTCACCTGCAGGTGGCAGTAAATGGTACTCACCTGCTGGAATATAGGCACAGAATCCCACTAAATAGGGTTGATACATTTTCTATTTCTGGGAAAGTCAGGGTGAATGCTGTTGGCTACATCCCAAACTCAGTAAGTACATCCTCATTCCACATTTCCCTTATTTTCTATTCACAAGCTGTTTACATGCAAGCTTGTGACTGTTGAAACTTTTCTAAATGTGGCTTTTCTCCCTTGCAGGCAATACATTCAGAATCAGGTGACTTGGTGAGTTTTCCATTTTGCGTCATCTACATGAAACCTCTCTGCATAAATGAGCCCAACATCTTGTGATGCCATTAAAACTGGATCACACTCTCTAAATGGTGCCTTTGTCTGTGCTGTCACTGCACACAGTTCATGTCAGTGTGCTCTAGTCAGACTTCTTAAAGAACAAATCTGGTTTATTCTCACTCATCTTTGTGATTAACCTTGTAACTGTTAGATCTGGGAACATCACTACAATATCAGTCCTGTGTGTCAGGAAATATGAACCTGCGGGCAGTAAGGCAGGTTGTAAATAAAGTTCGATTGTCTAGACAACTTTATTTGGAGGTAAAGCTCAACGTGACAATACCAACAATGTTGATGTTGCCTCGCTGGTAAGGATTGCCAGTAATATGAAAATAAGTCCAAAGCTGGATTAAAATGACGTTATTCCTTAACTAATAACACACAGATCTCTTACCCATAGTCTCTTCTGTGTTGTGATGCCATATGCATAGGTTACTATAATTTGGCAAGctgagttttttcttttttaccacTTCCTGTAATAAGCCGTGATCTTCTCTGAGGCAGAAATGATGCATTTTCCACTTGGAGAAGCATCAAATAAGTTTGGAATAACTGGATTATTATAGATGGCATATATACATTTACACCTAAAACTGAATACATACAAACTGTATAACAAATTAATAATCATCAAAAATCAAGTCTTGAttatgagaattttttttttttgttaaagcaaAAGTGCCAAATATTTTCTGGTTCCAGTTTTCCTAAATATGGGGACTTCTTTTGCTTTGGAGATTAAATGTGTCAACaggtatattttcatttcagagCCTCCCTTACAAAGGCAGTATACTCAAAGGCCTGAGTCCAGGACAGCACATCACAATCAAAGGACAGGTCAGCATGTACCCTCACAGGTAAAGGGACAACTCACAGATTTACCTCTACATTACAAATAAAGCCTATACATATGTTGCTGATTTGCTTGAACTACGAGCATCACTGTGAATTATCTTTTCCTCTGACCAAGCAACAGTTCTTCGCTAAAAATGATTTACCTGTCATCCATGTGTCATCCAGTTTCACGGTGAACCTCCGCAACAGCAGGACGGAGAACATCGCTCTCCATCTGAACCCCCGCATGAAGTCTGGCGTGTTCATCAGGAACTCATACCTGAGTGAGTCCTGGGGACAGGAGGAGCAAGAGCTGCCCTTCTTTCCCTTCTCATCTGGAGAATACTTTGAGGTACATATGGAGCACCTACACTTGAACTGATATCGGAAAAGCTTGATTAAATTTCTCATGTTGGTTTGCTTAGTAATTATCAAGTGTtcctcacagttttttttttttttttttttgtcttctctctTGGTCAGATTCTCATCCTCTGCCAGCCCCATCAGTTCAAGCTGGCAGTGAACGGCTCACACTTGTTTGAGTTCAGACATCGGGTGCAGGACCTGAGCAGCATCGACCAGCTGGAGATTATGGGAGACCTGGAGCTGACTGATGTGAAACTGTGGTGACCGGGGACCCCGGCCTTGCAGAGAAACCCCGTGACACAGACATCGTTGTGTTCTGGTTATCTATGCTAAATTAGCTTAGTCACAGTGACCCAGACGATGGATGCTGAGCATGGCAAACCCTGTGCTGACTTCAGGTTTGAATGTCAGGTAAGGTTAAGtgttgcaacacacacacaggtcactgATTTTTAAGCCAGTCTAGCATTTTTGGCGACTAAGGATCACGGATAGGTACTACCATGgactaaatgaaacaaaatctTTCCAGCCCCAGCTTGAGGACTGATGCATGAGTTAGCTGTGCTGGAGTGTGAGGCTTTAAGCCACCCTGACTGTTTGCAGCTACGTTAAGGTATGCTCCTTGGTTCATTTCTGAACTTTACTGTGGCTAGTGCACTTCTGATGTGATACTATCTTAGTGCACTAATTACAACAGGAAATACATGTAAACAGTAACAAGCACTTAGATATTGGCTTAATTTAAATGCCATCAGCAAatacaatgaatgaacattCATTAGAAGCAAGACTCAAAAAGACTTATTTACTGTACAGCtaatttaaaacagtttgtCATCATTACTAAACAATTTGTAGTGGTTATCACTATTATTACTGTTTTAGAAATAAACCACATCAGTGCATGGTCAATATCAGTCATCTACAGTTTTCTTACATATGTTATTACATGgctgcagttttagtttttaagtTTGTAATCCTCAGGATTTTAAACACATGGCAGCGTCTGATGTACTtgacatttaaattaatttatcaTGTAATGGTGCAACAGACCTCAAGCACAGTGCAGTACAGGGTTAGTGTAACTCACTTTTTAAATAACCTAACAAAGGACATTTTGCAATCTTTATGCAAGCTATAGAATATCCTGCATCCGTGATGTCTGTCTGcttcaaaatgagaaaaatccaAGTGTCTTTTccaatgtcagtgtttttgtttcctttctgttaaaactattgtaaaatttaaaaaaaataaa
The nucleotide sequence above comes from Mastacembelus armatus chromosome 22, fMasArm1.2, whole genome shotgun sequence. Encoded proteins:
- the lgals8b gene encoding galectin-8, with translation MSVANAKHTVLNPVIPYTGPIPGGLHPGELIIIQGAVPPDADRFQIDLSSGCSTKPRSDVALHFSPRFKGAPCVVCNSLLHESWGKEEMLHQLPYKRGAPFETIILVQGDMFKVAVNGTHLLEYRHRIPLNRVDTFSISGKVRVNAVGYIPNSAIHSESGDLSLPYKGSILKGLSPGQHITIKGQVSMYPHSFTVNLRNSRTENIALHLNPRMKSGVFIRNSYLSESWGQEEQELPFFPFSSGEYFEILILCQPHQFKLAVNGSHLFEFRHRVQDLSSIDQLEIMGDLELTDVKLW
- the LOC113132480 gene encoding interferon alpha-inducible protein 27-like protein 2A produces the protein MGPGSAALVGGVAAVGAVVAAPYALAVIGFTKAGILAGSIAAKLMSWAAISNGGGVAAGSLVAFFQSLGAAGVSAATTVAVGGIGAAVGWLIKIFG